In Zobellia roscoffensis, the following are encoded in one genomic region:
- a CDS encoding carbonic anhydrase family protein, with protein sequence MKAHTKETQATMTPEKALVFLKEGNQRFQQNLKANRNLLEQVNDTSEGQWPFATILSCIDSRVSAELVFDQGLGDIFSIRIAGNFSNEDILGSMEFACKLAGTKLVVVLGHTSCGAIKGACDHARLGNLTTLINKIEPAVEAVSEPADESQRNSKNLEFVDKVSEKNVLLTIENIRQQSPVLAEMEDNEEIKIVGAMYDISNGEVVFY encoded by the coding sequence ATGAAAGCACATACTAAGGAGACGCAAGCAACTATGACTCCTGAAAAAGCATTAGTCTTTTTAAAAGAGGGCAACCAACGTTTTCAACAAAACCTAAAAGCCAACAGAAACCTTTTAGAACAAGTTAATGACACTAGTGAAGGACAGTGGCCCTTTGCCACTATATTAAGCTGTATTGACTCCAGAGTTTCGGCAGAACTAGTTTTTGACCAAGGTCTAGGCGATATTTTCAGTATTCGTATTGCGGGGAACTTTTCTAATGAAGATATTCTAGGCAGTATGGAATTTGCTTGTAAACTTGCCGGCACTAAACTTGTTGTTGTATTAGGCCATACGAGCTGTGGTGCTATAAAAGGAGCTTGTGACCATGCCAGATTGGGGAATCTAACAACTCTAATAAATAAAATAGAACCTGCAGTAGAAGCCGTGAGCGAACCTGCGGATGAAAGCCAGAGAAATTCAAAAAACCTTGAATTTGTAGATAAGGTTTCTGAAAAGAATGTCCTTTTGACCATAGAAAACATTCGCCAGCAGAGTCCGGTTTTAGCTGAGATGGAAGACAATGAAGAGATTAAAATTGTTGGTGCTATGTATGACATATCTAACGGAGAAGTCGTATTTTACTAA
- a CDS encoding SulP family inorganic anion transporter produces the protein MKNLFLNFKGDLFGGITAGIVALPLALAFGVSSGLGPSAGLYGAIFISFFAALFGGTNTQISGPTAPMTAVSMVVIAGIIAINDGSIEKALPAILVVFLLAGLMQVGLGLLGIGKYIRYIPYPVVSGFMTAIGVIILVTQILPAIGYYPKEDEAFVEQYKPMAEEIILDNILKEEAGEGILVLENFEETIKRAGNITEDDMLKEARTLAKTEASGVLGALKIMPRALQNINWLELILALSTIVIIYGFKKITTAIPSALVALIVVSGVAYGFGFNYRPIEEIPSGFPVPNLGIFTGFELSSVTPYIFTALTLALLGAIDSLLTSVVADNMTKTKHQPNKELVGQGIGNSIAAIFGGIPGAGATIRTVVNINAGGKTKLSGMVAGVLLLVVLLALGPVASQIPAAVLAGILVTVGIGVMDYKGLKAIPSLPKDMSLGPIKFSSEVVIMLVVLVLSSVWNLVYAVGVGLVIASLMFMKKMGDLTAERSDVKSLEKEEGWADEAGIPKNLRDKIFIKHLKGPLFFGSTSEFQILADQIPRSASTVIIRMDRMQYMDQSGLYTLEDVLIDLHNSDIEVLFVDVLNQPRYMMERVDLIPDLIPVDHIFDTFNECLKYLQQNKNDRSIEASA, from the coding sequence ATGAAAAATCTTTTCTTAAACTTTAAAGGAGACTTATTTGGAGGAATAACGGCAGGTATTGTTGCCCTACCCTTAGCGCTAGCTTTTGGTGTTAGCTCAGGCCTTGGCCCTAGCGCCGGACTTTACGGAGCTATTTTCATTAGTTTTTTTGCTGCACTCTTTGGAGGTACTAACACCCAAATTTCCGGGCCTACTGCACCAATGACCGCAGTAAGTATGGTAGTTATAGCTGGTATAATTGCCATAAACGACGGTAGCATAGAGAAAGCATTGCCCGCTATTTTAGTTGTATTTCTATTGGCTGGCCTAATGCAGGTTGGACTTGGTCTTTTAGGTATTGGTAAATACATACGCTACATTCCTTATCCTGTTGTCTCTGGTTTCATGACAGCAATTGGGGTTATTATATTGGTAACGCAAATTTTACCGGCAATAGGATACTATCCAAAAGAGGATGAGGCCTTTGTTGAGCAATACAAACCAATGGCCGAAGAGATTATTCTAGATAATATTTTAAAAGAAGAAGCCGGGGAAGGTATTCTTGTTCTAGAAAATTTTGAAGAAACTATTAAACGTGCAGGGAATATTACTGAAGATGATATGCTTAAAGAAGCACGTACTTTGGCAAAAACTGAAGCTTCAGGTGTGCTGGGTGCTCTTAAAATAATGCCAAGAGCTTTACAGAACATTAATTGGCTAGAGCTTATTCTAGCCTTATCTACCATTGTAATTATATATGGTTTCAAAAAAATAACAACTGCAATCCCTAGTGCCTTGGTAGCACTTATTGTAGTATCTGGTGTAGCTTATGGTTTTGGGTTTAACTATAGACCAATTGAAGAAATCCCAAGTGGTTTTCCCGTACCCAACCTAGGCATATTCACTGGTTTTGAACTAAGCTCGGTAACCCCATATATTTTCACTGCCCTGACTTTGGCATTACTAGGAGCTATTGATTCCCTTTTAACTTCTGTAGTTGCAGATAATATGACCAAAACCAAACACCAACCCAATAAGGAATTGGTAGGACAGGGAATAGGAAACAGTATCGCCGCTATTTTTGGAGGAATCCCGGGAGCAGGTGCCACTATCCGTACTGTTGTAAATATAAATGCAGGCGGCAAAACTAAACTATCCGGTATGGTAGCTGGTGTATTACTATTGGTTGTTCTTTTAGCATTAGGACCAGTAGCTTCTCAAATACCGGCAGCTGTACTCGCAGGAATTCTAGTAACAGTAGGTATTGGTGTTATGGACTACAAAGGTCTAAAAGCTATTCCTAGTTTACCTAAGGATATGAGTTTAGGGCCAATAAAGTTCAGCTCAGAAGTAGTGATAATGCTTGTTGTGCTTGTTCTTTCTTCCGTTTGGAATTTGGTATATGCAGTAGGTGTTGGTCTAGTAATTGCATCTCTAATGTTCATGAAGAAAATGGGGGACCTTACCGCCGAAAGATCAGACGTTAAATCATTAGAAAAAGAAGAAGGTTGGGCAGATGAAGCTGGTATTCCTAAAAACCTTAGAGACAAAATTTTCATCAAACATCTTAAAGGGCCTTTATTCTTTGGTTCTACTAGTGAATTTCAAATACTGGCGGATCAAATTCCGAGGTCGGCATCAACAGTAATTATCCGAATGGACCGTATGCAGTACATGGATCAATCCGGTCTTTACACTTTAGAAGATGTACTCATAGATTTACATAATTCTGATATAGAAGTCTTGTTTGTTGATGTTCTTAACCAGCCACGTTACATGATGGAGCGTGTGGATCTAATACCGGATTTAATCCCGGTAGACCATATTTTTGACACCTTTAATGAGTGCTTAAAATACTTACAACAAAACAAAAATGACAGGTCAATCGAAGCTTCAGCGTAA
- a CDS encoding carbonic anhydrase, with product MNLDTVFENNEKWIAEKLETSPDYFEQLAEGQSPELLYIGCSDSRVTAEEVMGAKPGEVFVHRNIANMVISIDLNVLSVVKYAVDYLKVKHIIVCGHYACGGVKAAMQSKDLGVLNPWLRNIRDVYRLHKEELNTIEDETKKYDRLVELNVKEQCVNLIKTAVVQKAFRDHGLKVHGWIFDVHTGKLIDLKIDFEGYLKNIMEIYHLD from the coding sequence ATGAACCTAGATACTGTTTTTGAAAACAATGAAAAGTGGATTGCTGAAAAACTAGAAACAAGTCCGGACTATTTTGAGCAGTTGGCAGAAGGCCAAAGTCCGGAATTGCTATACATTGGTTGTTCAGACAGTAGGGTTACCGCAGAAGAAGTTATGGGAGCAAAGCCAGGCGAAGTTTTCGTGCATCGCAACATTGCGAATATGGTAATCAGTATTGATCTTAATGTACTTTCCGTTGTAAAGTACGCCGTAGATTACTTAAAAGTAAAACATATTATAGTTTGCGGCCATTATGCTTGTGGTGGTGTCAAAGCGGCTATGCAATCAAAAGACCTAGGTGTATTGAACCCTTGGCTACGTAACATACGTGACGTATACCGTCTTCACAAAGAAGAACTCAACACTATTGAAGACGAGACAAAAAAATATGATAGGTTAGTAGAACTAAACGTAAAAGAACAATGCGTTAACCTGATTAAAACAGCTGTGGTGCAAAAAGCATTTCGCGACCACGGATTAAAAGTACACGGTTGGATATTTGATGTTCACACCGGGAAATTAATAGACTTAAAAATAGATTTTGAAGGTTATCTCAAAAATATAATGGAAATCTATCATTTAGATTAA
- a CDS encoding tetratricopeptide repeat protein, giving the protein MRNIFFILFFIGFVSFAQEEEKEREQALDASKNLTYEGNKALSEDNFIDAEVDYRKAIAKSDENSAAPYNLANAYYNKETYSEAFGRYKQAGELATNKVDKHSAYHNMGNVFMKRKEYQKAVEAYKEALRNDPKDEETRYNLALAKKMLEKEQEQNDQNQDNKDDQDKNEDQKDENEDKKDGDNKEENQDQDKKDEGDKGDEGDKNEEQKDENKEGEGDEKEEQKKQPDQGEGDKPEEQQQQPRPNQLSKQQVQNLLEAMQNEEKKVQEKIDAQKVKGVKVKNEKDW; this is encoded by the coding sequence ATGAGGAATATTTTTTTCATATTGTTTTTTATCGGTTTCGTTTCTTTTGCACAAGAAGAGGAAAAAGAAAGAGAACAAGCACTTGACGCTTCTAAAAATCTAACTTACGAAGGCAACAAAGCACTCTCAGAAGATAATTTTATAGATGCCGAAGTAGATTACAGAAAGGCAATTGCCAAAAGCGATGAAAACTCTGCGGCACCTTACAACTTAGCGAATGCCTATTATAACAAAGAAACATATAGCGAAGCTTTTGGGCGTTACAAGCAAGCTGGTGAACTAGCAACTAATAAAGTTGATAAGCACAGTGCGTACCACAATATGGGTAACGTGTTCATGAAAAGAAAAGAATATCAAAAAGCCGTTGAAGCTTATAAAGAAGCCCTTCGTAATGACCCTAAAGATGAAGAAACGCGTTACAATCTAGCTTTGGCCAAAAAGATGCTCGAAAAAGAACAAGAGCAGAACGACCAAAACCAAGACAACAAAGACGATCAGGACAAGAACGAAGACCAGAAAGACGAAAACGAGGATAAAAAAGACGGCGACAATAAAGAAGAGAACCAAGACCAAGATAAGAAGGACGAAGGAGACAAGGGAGACGAAGGCGATAAGAACGAGGAACAGAAAGACGAGAATAAAGAAGGTGAAGGTGATGAAAAGGAGGAGCAGAAAAAACAACCTGACCAAGGTGAAGGTGACAAACCAGAAGAACAGCAGCAACAGCCCCGTCCCAATCAATTAAGTAAACAACAGGTACAAAATCTTCTTGAAGCCATGCAGAACGAAGAGAAAAAGGTACAAGAAAAAATAGACGCCCAAAAAGTAAAAGGCGTTAAGGTTAAAAACGAGAAAGATTGGTAA
- a CDS encoding SulP family inorganic anion transporter: protein MFKNFKSDLPASVVVFFVALPLCLGIALASGAPLFSGVIAGIIGGVVVGALSGSKIGVSGPAAGLAAIVLTAIGTLGGFENFLVAVVLGGVIQVVFGILKAGVIGYYFPSSVIKGMLTGIGIIIILKQIPHFFGYDPDPEGDWAFFQVDGENTFSEILNTVNNISPGATLVAVIGLSILLLWDKVLSKKGKIFQLVQGPLVAVAVGIIFFILTQNSEALAISSEHLVKVPVPEDAASFLGQFSFPNFSAIANPAVWVTAFTIALVASLETLLCVEATDKLDPEKNVTPTNKELLAQGAGNILSGLVGGLPITQVIVRSSANIQSGGKSKLSTILHGFLLLISVILIPTLLNMIPLSVLAAILFIVGYKLAKPALFATMYKLGWKQFVPFIVTVLGIVFTDLLVGISLGLAVGIVVILLKSYQNSHFLHIEDVSNGKHKIKMTLAEEVTFFNKGAILKELDSLPRDTYLELNLLKTRYLDIDIIEILDDFSVKAKERNIDIQLVSKRGVIENPDSFTEFFRTRPKSKISLS, encoded by the coding sequence ATGTTCAAAAATTTTAAGAGCGACCTTCCCGCAAGTGTCGTAGTATTTTTTGTGGCCTTGCCTCTATGTTTAGGTATAGCCCTTGCCAGTGGCGCCCCGTTATTCTCAGGTGTAATAGCTGGTATTATTGGCGGTGTAGTTGTAGGAGCACTTAGTGGCTCCAAAATTGGTGTAAGTGGACCAGCAGCCGGATTGGCCGCGATTGTTTTAACTGCAATTGGCACCTTGGGAGGTTTTGAAAACTTCTTAGTTGCTGTTGTTCTAGGAGGCGTTATTCAAGTTGTATTTGGTATTTTAAAAGCAGGTGTTATTGGATACTATTTTCCTTCTTCTGTGATAAAAGGAATGCTTACCGGTATCGGTATTATTATCATTCTAAAGCAGATTCCTCACTTTTTTGGATACGACCCTGACCCTGAAGGTGATTGGGCCTTTTTCCAAGTAGACGGAGAAAATACATTTTCGGAGATTCTAAATACCGTTAATAATATTAGCCCTGGTGCTACACTAGTTGCGGTCATCGGACTATCTATTTTGTTGTTATGGGATAAAGTTCTTTCTAAAAAAGGGAAAATATTTCAATTGGTTCAAGGCCCCTTAGTTGCTGTTGCCGTAGGTATTATCTTTTTCATTCTGACACAAAACAGTGAAGCTTTGGCAATTTCTTCGGAACATTTGGTGAAAGTTCCTGTTCCTGAAGATGCAGCCTCGTTCCTAGGTCAGTTTAGCTTTCCTAATTTTAGTGCTATTGCTAATCCCGCAGTTTGGGTCACGGCTTTCACTATTGCACTGGTAGCAAGTTTAGAGACCTTACTGTGTGTTGAAGCAACAGACAAATTAGATCCAGAAAAGAACGTAACACCAACAAATAAAGAGTTATTAGCACAAGGTGCTGGTAATATACTTTCTGGTTTAGTTGGAGGTTTACCTATCACACAGGTAATTGTGCGTAGTTCCGCTAACATACAATCTGGAGGAAAATCTAAACTATCTACCATTTTACACGGTTTTCTCTTGTTGATTTCGGTTATTCTTATTCCAACATTATTGAATATGATTCCTTTGTCCGTATTGGCAGCTATACTATTTATTGTAGGTTACAAACTGGCAAAACCGGCACTTTTTGCAACGATGTACAAATTAGGATGGAAGCAATTTGTTCCTTTTATTGTTACCGTACTAGGAATTGTGTTTACTGATTTACTTGTTGGTATTAGTTTAGGATTAGCTGTTGGAATCGTTGTTATTCTATTGAAGAGCTATCAGAACTCGCACTTCTTGCATATAGAAGATGTAAGTAATGGCAAGCATAAAATAAAAATGACACTGGCCGAAGAAGTTACCTTTTTTAACAAAGGTGCTATCCTTAAAGAATTGGACAGTTTGCCAAGAGATACATATTTGGAGCTAAACTTGCTAAAAACCAGATATTTAGACATTGATATTATTGAAATTTTAGATGATTTTTCGGTGAAAGCCAAAGAACGAAACATTGATATTCAATTGGTATCAAAACGCGGTGTAATAGAAAACCCGGATAGCTTTACTGAGTTTTTCAGGACAAGGCCCAAATCTAAAATAAGTCTAAGTTAA
- a CDS encoding vWA domain-containing protein — protein MLDNISFANPEFFWLLLLLPLAVLWYFYKRKEQVASLKIPTIKGFENTGFLPKLKPLLFLLRLSALTAIIVAMARPQTEDISTRTKTTKGIDIVMAIDVSSSMLARDLKPNRLAALKDVASEFIKERPNDRIGLVAYAGEGYTKTPITSDKEIVLRALREITYGQLNDGTAIGMGLATSVNRLKESKASSKIIILLTDGVNNSGFIEPQTAADLAIEFGIKTYTIGLGTNGNALSPVAYNSDGSFRYGMRQVEIDEDLLKDIAKVTGGKYFRATDNEKLEAIYDEINKLEKTEIEEFKYYKYEEKFRPWVLLAGALLLLEWLLRNTLFRSFI, from the coding sequence ATGTTGGATAATATATCATTTGCAAACCCGGAATTTTTTTGGTTGCTATTATTGCTTCCTCTGGCCGTGCTTTGGTATTTCTACAAACGTAAGGAACAGGTTGCCTCTTTAAAAATACCTACTATAAAAGGTTTTGAAAACACAGGCTTCCTTCCAAAATTAAAGCCTTTATTGTTTTTGCTCCGTCTATCCGCCCTTACCGCAATTATTGTGGCTATGGCAAGACCACAGACAGAGGATATCTCTACTAGAACCAAAACCACCAAGGGTATAGACATTGTTATGGCTATAGATGTTTCTTCCAGTATGTTGGCAAGAGATCTTAAACCTAATCGTCTGGCCGCTTTAAAAGACGTTGCTTCGGAATTCATTAAGGAACGCCCTAATGATCGTATTGGCTTGGTTGCTTATGCAGGCGAAGGCTACACCAAAACACCCATAACAAGTGATAAGGAGATAGTTTTACGAGCGCTACGGGAAATTACTTATGGGCAGCTAAATGACGGTACGGCAATAGGTATGGGCTTGGCCACTTCGGTAAATCGTCTAAAAGAAAGTAAAGCGTCTAGTAAGATTATTATTCTATTAACAGATGGGGTAAACAACTCCGGTTTTATAGAACCGCAGACCGCTGCAGATTTGGCCATAGAATTTGGTATTAAGACCTATACCATTGGTTTGGGAACTAATGGCAATGCACTTTCTCCGGTAGCTTATAACAGTGATGGTTCTTTTAGATATGGCATGCGCCAGGTTGAAATTGACGAGGACCTTCTAAAAGATATTGCAAAAGTTACAGGAGGGAAGTATTTTAGGGCCACTGATAATGAAAAGTTAGAGGCTATTTACGACGAAATAAACAAACTAGAAAAAACAGAGATAGAAGAGTTTAAATACTACAAGTACGAAGAGAAGTTTAGGCCTTGGGTTCTTTTGGCAGGTGCCTTGCTTTTATTGGAATGGCTTTTGAGAAATACCCTTTTCAGAAGTTTTATTTAA
- a CDS encoding BatD family protein — translation MVKTIIHKTLLALLPILLLVFSVNAQDEAGITFEMKLSKDKLGINERLRVDFTMNKDGDNFNPPAFEGFRVLMGPSQSISSSWVNGVRSYSKTYSYTLAPTTRGNMTIKQATIVIDGKTYKSLARKVEVTAAVDKPSDQMTADDVADESLHLVAEVSKTNPYLNEGLSVVYKLYVSPSISVSNYQPLDNPKYNNFWSQDIPVSRPVAENGTYKGKPYRYVVLKRVVLYPQKSGKLEIEPLSLDVTVDVPSNKRDFFGGRIYSQTNKTVSAGKRTINVKPLPEKGKPVNFSGAVGNFDFSVTTSKTALNASESLQAKVEVSGKGNLKLFQLPEPNLPGSLEVYEPEFNENVRTTLSGSQGKVSNSYTIVPSFKGKYPIPGISFTYFDPNAKTYKTITSDEILINVKEGPTNSSIGNTVDGNSNTKQTVAVGNQFNFLKLDSNLKPIGSNYFFRTKPYYLWLLLPLVLIPLAVLLSKKREAIASDVVGNKVRKANKLARRYLSKAKKELGNKEAFYIALEKALHNYLKAKLKIETSEFSKDKITSLLNEKQVDSTTTEGFISLLKNCEMARYSPFSDVQMQQDYDKASEVISHLDKQL, via the coding sequence TTGGTAAAGACCATTATACATAAAACCCTCTTAGCATTATTACCTATACTGCTTCTTGTTTTTTCTGTGAACGCGCAAGATGAGGCGGGCATTACCTTTGAAATGAAACTCAGCAAGGACAAACTGGGTATCAATGAGCGGTTGCGAGTAGATTTTACGATGAACAAGGATGGGGATAACTTTAATCCACCAGCTTTTGAAGGCTTTCGTGTTCTAATGGGACCATCGCAGTCCATTAGTTCTTCGTGGGTCAATGGTGTTCGTAGTTATTCCAAAACCTATTCTTACACCTTAGCTCCCACTACTAGAGGTAACATGACCATTAAGCAAGCTACTATTGTTATTGATGGAAAAACATATAAGTCTTTAGCAAGAAAAGTGGAAGTAACTGCTGCTGTAGACAAGCCCAGTGATCAAATGACGGCAGATGATGTAGCAGACGAAAGCTTACATCTAGTTGCTGAAGTTTCTAAGACAAACCCCTACTTAAACGAAGGGCTGAGTGTGGTCTATAAACTATACGTAAGTCCGTCTATAAGTGTTTCAAACTATCAACCATTGGACAATCCCAAATACAACAACTTCTGGAGCCAAGACATTCCTGTTTCTAGGCCTGTTGCAGAAAATGGAACGTACAAAGGAAAACCTTATCGTTATGTAGTATTAAAACGGGTAGTACTTTATCCGCAGAAATCCGGAAAATTAGAAATAGAACCGCTTTCTCTAGATGTTACTGTAGATGTACCTTCTAACAAGCGTGATTTCTTTGGAGGGCGTATATATTCACAAACAAACAAAACAGTTTCCGCCGGAAAACGCACTATTAACGTTAAGCCATTACCGGAAAAAGGAAAGCCCGTTAACTTTAGTGGAGCCGTTGGTAACTTTGATTTTTCCGTTACCACTAGCAAAACCGCCTTAAACGCCTCAGAATCATTACAGGCAAAGGTAGAAGTAAGCGGTAAAGGAAATTTAAAACTCTTTCAACTACCTGAGCCCAATTTACCAGGTTCTCTTGAGGTTTATGAACCTGAATTTAATGAGAATGTACGTACCACCCTATCAGGTTCACAAGGTAAGGTGAGTAACAGTTACACAATCGTACCTTCGTTTAAAGGTAAATACCCAATTCCCGGCATATCGTTCACATACTTTGACCCGAATGCAAAAACGTATAAGACCATTACTTCGGACGAAATTCTAATCAACGTAAAAGAAGGCCCTACCAACTCTAGCATTGGAAACACTGTTGATGGCAACTCTAATACAAAACAAACGGTAGCAGTAGGAAATCAATTTAACTTCCTAAAACTGGACTCGAATTTAAAACCTATAGGTTCTAACTATTTCTTTAGAACTAAACCGTACTACCTATGGTTATTACTACCATTAGTATTGATTCCCTTAGCCGTTTTATTAAGCAAAAAACGTGAGGCAATTGCTAGTGACGTAGTGGGCAATAAAGTTAGAAAAGCAAATAAGCTAGCCAGAAGATACCTCTCTAAAGCTAAAAAGGAATTAGGTAATAAAGAGGCATTTTACATTGCTTTAGAAAAGGCATTGCACAATTACCTAAAAGCCAAGCTTAAAATTGAAACATCTGAATTCAGTAAAGATAAAATAACCTCTCTTTTGAATGAAAAGCAGGTAGACAGTACTACCACAGAAGGGTTTATTTCATTACTCAAAAACTGTGAAATGGCGCGTTACAGCCCTTTTTCGGATGTGCAGATGCAACAGGATTACGATAAAGCAAGCGAGGTAATTTCGCATTTAGACAAACAGCTTTAA
- a CDS encoding VWA domain-containing protein, with protein sequence MIQLDEKIYFYLLAIIPVIIVLFALLQLWKKRTQKKFAETPLLKRLSPDKSNFKSGLKLLFFLLGITFLTLGLVNPKIGTKLETVKREGVDVVFAVDVSKSMLAEDIAPNRLEKAKRLVSEIINQLASDRIGIIAYAGQAFPQLPITTDYGAAKMFLQSMNTDMLTSQGTAINEAINLATTYYNDEEQTNRVLFIISDGEDHSEGNTNDAVEKAIEEGIQIFTIGVGKTKGAPIPIKRNGVVESLKKDSQGEVVITKLNEDVLIDIADDGNGEYIDGSNTEAAVELIKEKLLQMDKKEFEAKQFAEFKDQFQWFLGIGLLFLLLDIFVLDKRTKWLKKLNLFNEKEIE encoded by the coding sequence ATGATTCAATTAGACGAAAAAATATATTTCTATTTACTGGCCATAATACCGGTCATCATCGTCTTGTTCGCACTTTTGCAACTATGGAAAAAGCGAACACAGAAGAAATTTGCCGAAACTCCTCTTTTAAAACGACTATCTCCGGACAAGTCCAATTTTAAATCGGGCTTAAAACTTTTGTTCTTTTTGTTGGGCATCACCTTTCTGACATTGGGGCTGGTGAACCCTAAAATTGGCACGAAATTGGAAACCGTAAAACGCGAAGGTGTTGACGTGGTTTTTGCCGTAGATGTCTCTAAAAGTATGTTGGCGGAAGACATTGCCCCTAACCGTTTGGAGAAGGCCAAACGCCTCGTTTCCGAGATTATCAACCAATTGGCAAGTGACCGTATCGGTATTATTGCCTATGCAGGACAAGCCTTTCCGCAACTGCCCATTACAACAGATTATGGCGCTGCAAAAATGTTCTTGCAAAGCATGAATACAGATATGCTTACCTCGCAAGGTACCGCCATAAACGAAGCAATTAATCTGGCTACCACGTATTACAATGATGAAGAACAGACCAATCGTGTGCTTTTTATCATTTCAGATGGGGAAGACCACTCAGAAGGCAATACAAATGATGCTGTAGAGAAAGCCATAGAAGAAGGCATTCAGATTTTCACCATTGGGGTTGGAAAAACCAAGGGCGCTCCTATTCCAATTAAGAGAAATGGGGTTGTAGAAAGCCTTAAGAAAGATTCTCAAGGCGAAGTGGTCATTACTAAATTGAACGAAGATGTACTTATAGACATTGCAGATGATGGTAATGGAGAGTACATTGATGGTTCTAACACAGAAGCTGCCGTAGAACTCATAAAAGAGAAACTGCTTCAAATGGACAAGAAAGAGTTTGAAGCGAAACAATTTGCAGAATTCAAAGACCAATTTCAATGGTTTCTAGGTATTGGATTATTATTTTTGCTATTGGATATCTTTGTTCTTGACAAGCGAACAAAATGGCTCAAAAAGCTGAATTTATTCAACGAAAAAGAAATAGAATAA
- a CDS encoding tetratricopeptide repeat protein → MKNILLILVSFLTFTVSAQNNALFNKATEAYNVGEYQKAVDSYLEILSNGKHSAELYYNLGNAYYKLNQVAPSIYYYEKALLLKPNDNEIKNNLGYAQNMTLDAIDQIPVTGLSKIYNNIIGSLSFDQWAYASIIFMVLFVLLYIAFYYFHYSSRKRLAFIFSVISLLLMITSVVFAFLQHNKFKADQPAIVFAKEASVKAEPNKRGLETFALHEGTKVNVIEELNDWKKIRISDGTTGWIPSEDIKTLKDF, encoded by the coding sequence GTGAAAAATATACTTCTCATACTTGTTTCCTTTTTAACCTTTACGGTTTCCGCTCAGAACAATGCGTTGTTTAACAAGGCTACGGAAGCCTACAATGTGGGCGAGTACCAAAAGGCAGTAGACAGTTATTTAGAGATTTTGAGCAATGGAAAACACTCTGCAGAGCTGTATTATAACTTAGGCAATGCTTACTACAAGCTTAACCAAGTTGCCCCAAGTATTTACTATTATGAAAAGGCACTTTTACTAAAGCCTAATGATAATGAGATTAAAAACAATCTAGGTTATGCCCAAAATATGACCCTAGATGCCATTGACCAAATACCGGTTACAGGACTTTCTAAAATCTATAATAACATAATAGGCAGTTTATCTTTTGACCAATGGGCCTATGCATCCATTATTTTTATGGTGCTTTTTGTCCTACTATATATAGCATTCTATTACTTTCATTATTCTTCCAGAAAACGACTTGCCTTTATCTTTAGCGTAATTTCACTTTTACTAATGATAACCTCCGTAGTGTTTGCTTTTCTTCAGCATAACAAATTTAAAGCAGATCAACCGGCTATTGTTTTTGCTAAAGAAGCTAGTGTAAAGGCTGAGCCAAACAAAAGAGGCCTAGAGACTTTCGCACTTCATGAAGGCACTAAAGTTAATGTAATTGAAGAGTTAAACGACTGGAAAAAGATTCGTATTTCTGATGGAACTACGGGCTGGATTCCATCCGAAGACATAAAAACATTGAAAGATTTTTAA